ATATTGTCGTTTACATCAATGTCGTCGATCACCGGGGCAACGAAATATATACCTTTGGCGAGATTGAAGACGGGGTCACTATCGTCAAGGGGAAAAGTGTCAGCTATGAGGATGTCGAGGTTGGGTATATTCAACTTGGGCTGACTCCTCTTGTTTTTGAGGACAAGGTTTTTGAAACAACCTGGATCAGTTTGCTCTCCTTGTTCACTGTTTCAATAGTTCTCGGTGTGTTTACCAAAATGGTGCTGAACAAGAATCTTCGAACACCATTGGGGCAACTCATTTCCAGAATCGAAAGTATTTCGGCTGGTGAATACGCCGAGCAGGAAGAAGAGGGTAACCTTCTTGAAATGCGTACCATCCTCTCAAAATTTAATGAAATGGCTGGGAAGGTCAGGTCGCGTGAAGAACAGTTGCGGCTGAGTGAAGAAAAGTACAGGCGGCTTTTTGAAACGACGACGGAAGGTATCATTGTTGTCGATAAGGATAGCCGGTTGACCATGGTTAACAAGGTCCTGGCCGACATGCTTGGTTATGCTGAAGAAGAATTAGTCGGTGTACCCATTGTCGAGTTGATTCATCCTGATGATATGGAGCATCATAAGCTTGAGATGGAACGCCGGAGTCAGGGATCGTCTTCGCAATTTGAGCGGCGATTTATTCATAAGGATGGTCACATTGTTTGGACTATAGTCTCTTCAAGCCCCGTGGATGGAATCCAGGGCATATATGAAGGGGCATTCGGAATGATTACAGACATTTCTGATTTGCGAAGGGCCCAGGCTGAACTTAAGATCGCATATGATGAAATGGAGCAACGCGTCATCCAGCGGACGGATGAATTGAATAAGACAAACAGGCTTTTGACGTCTGAAATCCATATCCGCAAACAGACAGAAAAGGCTATTATTGACGCCAAGGAAGCGGCTGAAGAGGCGACGAGGGCCAAAAGTGAGTTCCTCGCCAATATGAGTCACGAAATCCGGACTCCCATGAATGCCATCATCGGCATGACGCATTTGACCAAAATGACGAATCTGTCCGCCACCCAGAAAGACTATCTGAACAAGATAGATATTTCAGCCAAGTCATTACTTGGGATTATCAACGATGTGCTGGATATGTCCAAGATCGAAGCCGGTATGCTCAGTATCGAATCTGTCGGTTTTTCCATCGATCAGGTCCTGGAACAGCTGACTACCATCGTCTCGCCGCGAGCTAACGAAAAGAAACTCGAATTTCTCATCAACGTGGATAAGGATGTCCCCAACGCTATCGTGGGAGATTCCATGCGTTTGTCACAGATTCTTATCAATCTGTGTAACAATGCCGTAAAATTTACGGATAAAGGCTCAGTGGTCGTGTCCATTGTGCCGGTGGAACTGGATGAGGATCAGGCAAAATTACGGTTTACGGTCAAAGATGACGGCATAGGCATCGACCCAAGTCAGATTGATGAACTCTTTCAGCCTTTTACACAGGCGGATGCCTCAACTACCCGCAAGTATGGCGGGACCGGATTGGGACTCAACCTGTGCAACCAATTGGTCAGTTTGATGGGTGGAGAGATCGGGGTGGAAAGTGCCCCGGGTAAAGGCAGTCTTTTTTGGTTTGAAATTTTGTTTCCGATCTATCGCAGGAAGACCGAACAAGCCCTGCTTCCAGGCGAACTTCAAGGCCTGCGTGCTTTGGTTGTGGATGACAATGAGACCTCTCGGATTATTCTCAAAGGCATGTTGGAACAGATGGGATTGCGGGTTTTCCTCGCCCGTTCTGGTGATGAAGCCATTGAAATGGTCCGCAATACACCGAAGGAAGAGGATTTCGATCTTTTGGTTATTGATTGGCGAATGCCGGGTAAGGATGGCATTCAGACTGCCGGAGCCATTTTGTCGGATGAGTCCATAATTCCCAAGCCGCCGATGTTTATGGTTTCTGCATATGGCAACGCGTCGTTAGTGAAAAAAGCGAATGAAATGGGGTTCAAGGGGTTACTTTTCAAGCCAGTGAATCAATCCTTCCTTTTTAATCTCGTTGTTGAAACGCTTGGCAAGGGGATGGTGACGACCAGTGACCCCGTCGTGCGGGAAGAGGTGACAAGCAATCTTGGCGGGACCAGAATACTACTTGTTGAAGATAATGAAATAAACCGTCAGGTTGCTTTGGAAATTCTGTCATCCGCAAAAATCAAGGTGTTTGAAGCTGTTAATGGGCAAGCTGCTCTGGACTTTCTCGACAAAACTCCTGTGGACTTGGTCCTCATGGATGTTCAGATGCCGATTATGGATGGATATGAAGCGACTCGTCGACTCCGTGAACAGGAACGATTCAAAGACCTTCCGATTATAGCCATGACGGCTCACGCCATGGTCGAGGATATTGAAAGAAGTAGAGCTGTGGGTATGAACGGGCATGTGGCCAAGCCTTTTGATCCTGAGGATCTCTTCAAGGTGCTTGCCCAGTGGATCGGACAGGTGTCTGAAGGACAACCTCTTTCTTTGACCTCAGCGGAAGCCTCTATAGCCGATGATTCCCTGCCGGCATCAATGGTTGGCATTGATGTTCAGCTTGGATTACGGCGTGCGAGAGGAAATAGGGAATTGTATAAGAATCTTCTTCTGCTGCTTGATGAAAAGTATGCTGATGCTGCTCGTGAAATTGAACAGGCTAGGTTGGATGGGCGACTTGAGGACGCTGTAGGGCTTGCCCATTCTGTCAAAGGGACATCTGGGATGCTCGGGGCCATGGAGTTGTTTGATTCGGCCAGTGAGCTGGAACATGCCTTGGATGCCGCTACTGATGATGTGCAGGAGAAGTTGCAGCGATTTGCGCGCGACTTGTCGGTCGTAATACAAAGTATTGCTGTAATCAAAGAAGTTGCATGTACGAAGACTGTCCTTAAACAAACGGGCGAGGCGGCTGATTCGGCTGATCTGTTGGCGTCGCTGGATGCCTTGAAGGAACCGTTATCTTCCGGGGCTCCCGTGGCGTGTCGTAAAAAGGCAAAGGAAATTCAGGATCTCGTATGGCCAGAAGAGCTCCATGATGATGTCGCTCGAGTTTTGAAGCTTGTTGCTGAATATGATTTCAAGAAGGCTCTGGTGCTGGTCAGTGAAGTGGAGCAGCGCATCGTGTGATTGCGTGGTAGGGGTTGCGCATAAAAAAAGGCGCGTTCCTTGTAGAACGCGCCTTTGAGTGGAAACCGGATACCCGGCAGCAACCAATACCGCTGCTTCCTTTCGGACCTGACGGAGTTCTCAGCGCAGCCGCCACCCGGCTTCCCTCATTCGGGAATGCGTTACTTACAGCGTTCCTGCTGGTTCGTCAACTCTTCACAGTCGTCTTATCCTCATATAGTTACATTCACCTACGCGAATGGCAGTTTGCTGCAACCTGCTTCACTTTTCTGTATTAAGGATAGGGTGTCTGTTCATGAAACTCGAAGTCGTACCCATATATATTGAAAAATATTTTATTCTCATCACGGTTCTTTTGTCAGGATTGGCTCTGATGTATCCTCCCTCTTTCACTTGGATCAAACCGCACATCCCTCTTGGCTTGGGTGTCATTATGTTCGGCATGGGATTGACGTTAGACTTTGAGGACTTTCGCGATATTTTGCGTAAATGGCATGTGGTGGGACTCGGTGTCCTCATACAGTATTTACTCATGCCTCTGCTTGCCGTGGGTATTTCATATGCTCTCAATCTGCCCCCTGAGGCGATCATCGGTATGGTCGTAGTGGGGGCATGCCCCGGTGGAACTGCTTCCAACGTCATTGCCTATCTGGCCCGCGCCAATGTGCCGTTATCTGTTACCCTGACGCTGGCTTCTACCTGTCTGGCTCCATTGCTTACTCCAGCCATTATTTATCTGTTGCTTGAAAAACAGGTGGAAATTGATTTCTGGTCGATGGTCCAATCCGTTTTCTGGATAGTCGTGTTTCCTATGCTGGACGGGCTCATCCTGCGCCGTCTTTTCCGCAAGCAGTTGGAGCCGCTTCTGCGATATTTCCCCTCCTTGTCCATCATGGTTATAGCACTGCTTATCGCCTGCATCATTGGCCTGAACCAGAAAACACTGCTGGCCTTTCCGGCTCTCGTACTCTTGGCTGTTATCATGCACAACGGTATCGGCCTCGTTGCCGGGTATGGGCTGGCCAGATTGGCGCGATGTTCCAAGCGAGATGCCAGAACTATCGCCATTGAGGTCGGAATGCAGAATTCCGGCCTCGGCGTGGCTCTAGCCGTCAAGCATTTTGGGGCGATAAGCGCATTGCCAGGCGCCTTGTTCAGCCTATGGCATAATCTTACAGGGGTGGGCCTTGCGCGTCGTTGGAAAAACGCTTCCGATTCAGAGTAAACCTCTTTCATTCATTGCCAATTGGTGGAGTGTGGTCTTGACAAGTGTTACACATTTGGTATTAGTAGCATTGATCGATTATTAAAATTTAACTGGTATCCAAGAAACAGGTAAGGAATGATGATGAGTCTACAGAGAATCGTATTGGCGTTGGTCTGCGTATTTTGGGCAACAACAGCATCCGCCCACTTTGGCATGTTGATTCCTGACACGGATGAAACTACACAGGAAAAACGGAATGTGGAGTTGACACTGTCCTTTTCCCATCCCTTTGAAATGGTGGGTATGGAGCTGGAGAAACCGGCCGAATTTTTTGTTGTCGTTGATGATGGTGAACGCATGGATTTGTTGCCTACGCTCAAGGAAACCCGTGTAATGGATCATACGGCCTGGAAGACTTCCTATACGCCGAAAGCTCCTGGGATGTATACGTTTGTTCTTGA
The genomic region above belongs to uncultured Pseudodesulfovibrio sp. and contains:
- a CDS encoding bile acid:sodium symporter family protein, with amino-acid sequence MKLEVVPIYIEKYFILITVLLSGLALMYPPSFTWIKPHIPLGLGVIMFGMGLTLDFEDFRDILRKWHVVGLGVLIQYLLMPLLAVGISYALNLPPEAIIGMVVVGACPGGTASNVIAYLARANVPLSVTLTLASTCLAPLLTPAIIYLLLEKQVEIDFWSMVQSVFWIVVFPMLDGLILRRLFRKQLEPLLRYFPSLSIMVIALLIACIIGLNQKTLLAFPALVLLAVIMHNGIGLVAGYGLARLARCSKRDARTIAIEVGMQNSGLGVALAVKHFGAISALPGALFSLWHNLTGVGLARRWKNASDSE
- a CDS encoding response regulator, with protein sequence MEEESVVSLCDAFSKIDIVVYINVVDHRGNEIYTFGEIEDGVTIVKGKSVSYEDVEVGYIQLGLTPLVFEDKVFETTWISLLSLFTVSIVLGVFTKMVLNKNLRTPLGQLISRIESISAGEYAEQEEEGNLLEMRTILSKFNEMAGKVRSREEQLRLSEEKYRRLFETTTEGIIVVDKDSRLTMVNKVLADMLGYAEEELVGVPIVELIHPDDMEHHKLEMERRSQGSSSQFERRFIHKDGHIVWTIVSSSPVDGIQGIYEGAFGMITDISDLRRAQAELKIAYDEMEQRVIQRTDELNKTNRLLTSEIHIRKQTEKAIIDAKEAAEEATRAKSEFLANMSHEIRTPMNAIIGMTHLTKMTNLSATQKDYLNKIDISAKSLLGIINDVLDMSKIEAGMLSIESVGFSIDQVLEQLTTIVSPRANEKKLEFLINVDKDVPNAIVGDSMRLSQILINLCNNAVKFTDKGSVVVSIVPVELDEDQAKLRFTVKDDGIGIDPSQIDELFQPFTQADASTTRKYGGTGLGLNLCNQLVSLMGGEIGVESAPGKGSLFWFEILFPIYRRKTEQALLPGELQGLRALVVDDNETSRIILKGMLEQMGLRVFLARSGDEAIEMVRNTPKEEDFDLLVIDWRMPGKDGIQTAGAILSDESIIPKPPMFMVSAYGNASLVKKANEMGFKGLLFKPVNQSFLFNLVVETLGKGMVTTSDPVVREEVTSNLGGTRILLVEDNEINRQVALEILSSAKIKVFEAVNGQAALDFLDKTPVDLVLMDVQMPIMDGYEATRRLREQERFKDLPIIAMTAHAMVEDIERSRAVGMNGHVAKPFDPEDLFKVLAQWIGQVSEGQPLSLTSAEASIADDSLPASMVGIDVQLGLRRARGNRELYKNLLLLLDEKYADAAREIEQARLDGRLEDAVGLAHSVKGTSGMLGAMELFDSASELEHALDAATDDVQEKLQRFARDLSVVIQSIAVIKEVACTKTVLKQTGEAADSADLLASLDALKEPLSSGAPVACRKKAKEIQDLVWPEELHDDVARVLKLVAEYDFKKALVLVSEVEQRIV